A section of the Virgibacillus sp. NKC19-3 genome encodes:
- a CDS encoding histidinol-phosphatase HisJ family protein encodes MFDYHIHSNFSADCETSMENTIEQAIKLGLKEVCFTEHIDYDYPDTTIHFEFDLDQYDRKLKEMQAAYAGRLRIKKGIEIGVQPHLLHRYETLMRERAFDFVICSMHTAEGKDLHSGSFLKNYTVNEAHQAYYEELLDCVKNYKNFDVLGHVDLIKRYTKEKSSNNFHDILAAIFKEIIPEGKGIELNTSGIRYGLEGGMPSVDILHLYKECGGEIVTLGSDSHIETTVAYQFKESLEMLEAIGFKYVATFANRKPTFHSIANLISSFT; translated from the coding sequence ATGTTTGATTATCATATTCATAGTAATTTTTCCGCTGATTGTGAGACATCAATGGAAAATACAATAGAACAAGCGATAAAATTGGGTCTGAAGGAAGTCTGTTTTACCGAGCATATCGATTACGATTACCCGGATACCACCATTCATTTCGAATTTGATTTGGATCAATATGATCGAAAATTAAAAGAAATGCAAGCTGCTTATGCTGGAAGACTTCGAATAAAAAAGGGAATCGAAATTGGCGTGCAGCCTCATTTATTACATCGATATGAAACACTAATGCGAGAGAGGGCGTTTGATTTTGTCATTTGTTCCATGCATACAGCTGAAGGAAAGGACTTACATTCCGGATCTTTTTTAAAAAATTATACCGTAAATGAGGCACATCAAGCGTATTATGAGGAGCTTCTGGATTGTGTGAAAAACTATAAAAACTTTGATGTATTAGGACATGTTGATTTGATTAAACGATATACGAAAGAAAAAAGCAGTAATAATTTTCATGATATCCTCGCAGCTATTTTCAAAGAAATTATTCCAGAGGGCAAGGGGATTGAATTAAATACATCCGGAATTCGATATGGTCTGGAAGGTGGCATGCCGAGTGTGGATATTTTACATTTATATAAAGAATGCGGTGGCGAAATAGTAACATTAGGCTCCGACTCTCATATAGAAACAACAGTGGCCTATCAGTTTAAAGAATCGCTGGAAATGCTTGAAGCCATTGGATTTAAATATGTGGCTACTTTTGCGAACCGTAAGCCGACGTTTCATTCGATTGCAAATCTAATATCATCATTCACATAA
- a CDS encoding alpha/beta fold hydrolase has protein sequence MNKKIIISLTSSLIMIVGVITILYTPSKAKSEHYSGDPTVFVHGYKGTSNSFGFMLDRFENSYQWGNKALVYYVSSQGRVEEYNLNKGKQEPAFVQVVFENNRASIDDTTYWLSSALHHMKESYSIDSINLVGHSMGGITGLQYLQDYAGGEYPNVTKLVTIGSPFNGIYSHEYFQIHQDAGAIDLKPDSLALQLLHDKTIPENTNVLSVGSTGDTVAMPESVQAIQSIVPSHQLEEIMIENKRLGHSALHESKQVDKIIHSFLWQDDRR, from the coding sequence TTGAATAAGAAAATCATTATAAGTTTAACATCATCTTTAATTATGATTGTAGGTGTTATTACTATTTTATATACACCAAGTAAAGCCAAATCGGAACATTACAGCGGGGATCCAACGGTGTTTGTTCATGGTTATAAAGGAACATCCAACTCATTTGGCTTTATGTTGGATCGGTTTGAAAACTCCTACCAATGGGGAAATAAAGCGTTGGTATATTATGTTTCCTCCCAAGGCAGGGTAGAGGAATACAATTTGAATAAAGGGAAACAGGAGCCAGCATTTGTACAAGTGGTTTTTGAAAATAACCGAGCTAGTATTGATGATACAACATATTGGTTATCTTCCGCTTTACATCATATGAAGGAGTCTTATTCTATTGATTCTATTAACCTTGTAGGCCACTCGATGGGCGGAATTACTGGTTTGCAGTATTTGCAGGATTATGCGGGAGGAGAATATCCGAATGTAACTAAACTGGTTACGATCGGCAGCCCTTTTAATGGGATTTACAGCCATGAATATTTTCAAATTCATCAGGATGCAGGAGCCATCGATTTAAAACCGGATTCCCTTGCGCTCCAGCTGCTGCATGATAAGACGATTCCGGAAAATACGAATGTGCTTAGTGTTGGCAGTACAGGAGATACAGTGGCCATGCCGGAGAGTGTACAAGCCATACAATCCATTGTACCGAGTCATCAATTGGAAGAGATTATGATTGAAAACAAGCGTCTTGGACATAGTGCTCTGCATGAAAGTAAGCAGGTTGATAAAATAATTCATTCTTTTCTGTGGCAAGATGATCGCAGATAA
- the murB gene encoding UDP-N-acetylmuramate dehydrogenase, translating into MYDKLIKLTPETNVMVNEPLKNHTYTHLGGEADFLVTPETYEQVQEIVKLANTETIPFTLLGNGSNLIVKDGGIRGIVMNLKKLTSVQTDGAIIVAQSGARIIDVSREALRVKLSGLEFACGIPGSVGGALFMNAGAYGGEIKDVLIRTKVVDREGTLLDLSAEQLDLTYRASNIPEKGYIVLEATFSLKVGEYEEIKAMMDDLTYKRESKQPLEYPSCGSVFKRPPGYFAGKLIQDSALQGQEIGGAQVSLKHAGFIVNKNDATAKEYIALIHHVQDTVKGKFGVNLEREVKIIGED; encoded by the coding sequence ATGTACGACAAATTAATAAAGCTAACACCAGAGACAAATGTGATGGTGAATGAACCTTTAAAAAATCATACGTACACTCATCTTGGCGGAGAGGCTGATTTTTTAGTAACACCAGAAACATATGAACAAGTGCAAGAAATTGTAAAGCTTGCAAATACAGAAACAATTCCATTTACTTTACTTGGAAACGGATCTAATTTGATTGTTAAAGATGGAGGGATTCGCGGAATTGTCATGAATCTGAAAAAGCTGACCTCCGTTCAAACAGATGGGGCGATCATTGTTGCACAAAGTGGCGCTAGAATTATCGATGTTTCCAGGGAAGCATTACGCGTGAAACTTTCTGGTTTGGAATTCGCTTGTGGCATTCCAGGTTCTGTAGGTGGCGCATTGTTTATGAATGCAGGTGCGTATGGTGGAGAAATTAAGGATGTTCTCATACGTACAAAGGTTGTTGATCGAGAAGGAACCCTCCTGGATCTATCTGCTGAGCAACTGGACCTCACATACCGCGCCAGTAACATACCGGAAAAGGGATATATCGTATTAGAAGCTACATTTTCATTAAAAGTAGGTGAATACGAGGAAATAAAAGCAATGATGGATGATCTAACCTATAAGCGTGAATCGAAGCAACCATTGGAATATCCGTCGTGTGGAAGCGTATTTAAACGTCCACCAGGCTATTTTGCTGGGAAATTAATTCAGGACAGCGCACTTCAGGGACAAGAAATCGGAGGAGCCCAAGTGTCATTGAAACATGCTGGTTTCATTGTAAATAAAAATGATGCAACAGCAAAAGAATACATTGCTTTAATTCACCATGTGCAGGATACGGTAAAAGGAAAATTCGGCGTTAACCTTGAACGCGAAGTGAAGATTATTGGGGAAGACTGA
- the ehuA gene encoding ectoine/hydroxyectoine ABC transporter ATP-binding protein EhuA has protein sequence MLEPIVQFKDVHKSFGDVKVLTGIDLDIKPAEKVAVIGPSGSGKTTIIRMLMTLETPTSGDIIVDGVNLWKMEKNGKMVQANEKHLREVRDNIGMVFQHFNLFPHMTILKNCMSALIHVRKSDKEEARKQSAEMLEKVGLGDKLDMYPSQLSGGQKQRVAMARALVMRPKVMLFDEVTSALDPELVGEVLEVIRDLAKEGEMAMILVTHEMEFALDIADKVLFLDDGVIAEQGSPSQVLEHSTNERLQSFLHRFRR, from the coding sequence ATGTTAGAACCTATTGTACAATTTAAAGATGTTCACAAATCATTTGGTGATGTGAAAGTATTAACTGGAATTGACCTGGACATTAAACCGGCTGAAAAAGTGGCTGTTATTGGACCAAGTGGTTCTGGTAAAACGACAATTATTCGTATGTTAATGACATTGGAGACACCAACATCAGGTGACATCATCGTCGATGGCGTCAATCTTTGGAAGATGGAAAAGAACGGTAAAATGGTCCAAGCAAATGAAAAACATCTACGAGAAGTACGTGACAATATTGGGATGGTGTTCCAGCATTTTAATCTATTTCCGCATATGACTATTTTAAAAAACTGCATGTCGGCACTCATCCATGTTCGTAAATCCGATAAAGAAGAAGCACGGAAGCAATCTGCTGAAATGCTGGAAAAGGTTGGGCTTGGTGATAAGCTGGATATGTACCCAAGTCAACTCTCCGGTGGACAGAAGCAGCGGGTAGCAATGGCACGGGCATTGGTGATGCGTCCAAAAGTGATGTTATTTGATGAAGTAACTTCAGCACTTGATCCTGAACTTGTTGGGGAAGTGCTTGAAGTCATTCGAGATCTGGCAAAAGAAGGTGAAATGGCAATGATACTCGTCACCCATGAAATGGAATTTGCACTTGATATTGCCGATAAAGTCTTATTCCTGGATGATGGGGTCATTGCTGAGCAAGGATCTCCAAGCCAGGTGCTGGAGCATTCAACAAATGAACGCCTGCAAAGCTTTTTGCATCGTTTTAGAAGATAG
- the ehuD gene encoding ectoine/hydroxyectoine ABC transporter permease subunit EhuD, protein MNNNSWSWETFADAFPIVIQGIGITLGLTIACYLFALVFGLVWTLLRRVPNKPFNWVITWIMEFIRSTPPLVQLFFLYYAWPMIPVVGVALSPFTSAVLGLGIHFSTYIGEVYRSGIDGVDKGQWEASRALNFSTRQKWTKIVLPQAIPPTIPMLGNYLIIMFKEVPLASTIGVVGILQMANDYGAQHWTYIEPLTIVAILFLILSYPSAILIKKLENRVNGNFNKKSALSTIEKRGAA, encoded by the coding sequence ATGAATAACAATAGCTGGAGCTGGGAGACATTTGCTGATGCCTTCCCTATCGTTATCCAGGGGATTGGCATAACGTTGGGGCTAACCATTGCGTGCTACTTATTTGCATTAGTATTTGGCCTTGTTTGGACACTTTTAAGAAGAGTACCCAATAAACCCTTCAACTGGGTGATTACATGGATAATGGAATTCATTCGTTCCACTCCGCCACTTGTTCAATTATTCTTTCTTTATTATGCATGGCCGATGATCCCTGTTGTCGGGGTAGCCTTAAGTCCATTTACAAGTGCTGTATTAGGTCTTGGAATACATTTTAGTACATATATTGGAGAGGTCTACCGTTCAGGAATCGATGGTGTTGATAAGGGGCAATGGGAAGCTTCTCGTGCATTAAATTTTTCAACGAGGCAGAAATGGACTAAGATTGTATTACCACAAGCGATACCACCCACCATTCCGATGCTTGGAAATTACTTGATTATCATGTTTAAGGAAGTTCCACTAGCATCAACCATCGGTGTTGTAGGTATTTTGCAAATGGCGAACGATTACGGAGCGCAACATTGGACATATATAGAGCCATTAACCATTGTGGCAATTCTATTCCTGATATTGAGTTATCCATCTGCCATTCTAATTAAAAAATTAGAGAATAGAGTAAATGGAAACTTCAATAAAAAGTCAGCACTAAGTACCATTGAAAAAAGGGGAGCAGCCTAA
- the ehuC gene encoding ectoine/hydroxyectoine ABC transporter permease subunit EhuC, with protein sequence MNAIIDIFPVLMQGITITITVLLASAFFGYLMAFIAGLCRLSNNIVLRKFTGFYVEIFRGTSLIVQLFWLFYAIPILFGIELGSNWWAGVIAIALNYGAYMSEVVRGSILSIAKGQTEAATALNMSRLQRMRLVIFPQAVRMMLPEFGNYLIQMLKATSLVSLIGMTDILYYGDILRSNDLSQAPMVYLLVLVFYFIMALPLIWLTRKMEQVSKKGVAN encoded by the coding sequence ATTAATGCAATCATTGATATATTCCCGGTGTTAATGCAAGGAATTACCATCACAATTACTGTTCTTCTTGCTTCTGCCTTTTTTGGATATCTGATGGCATTTATTGCCGGATTATGCCGCCTTTCAAATAATATTGTACTTCGTAAATTCACCGGTTTTTATGTAGAAATATTTCGTGGTACTTCTTTAATCGTCCAATTATTCTGGTTATTTTATGCCATCCCTATTCTTTTTGGAATTGAACTTGGCAGTAATTGGTGGGCAGGTGTTATTGCTATTGCCTTAAACTACGGCGCATACATGTCTGAAGTCGTACGCGGGTCGATTCTTTCTATAGCGAAGGGGCAAACGGAAGCTGCCACAGCACTTAATATGTCTCGCTTGCAACGAATGCGGCTTGTTATTTTCCCGCAAGCTGTACGTATGATGTTACCGGAGTTCGGGAATTACCTTATCCAGATGTTAAAAGCTACATCCCTCGTATCGTTAATTGGTATGACAGACATATTATATTACGGTGATATTTTAAGAAGCAACGATTTGTCACAAGCACCAATGGTGTACCTGTTAGTGCTCGTATTCTACTTTATTATGGCACTCCCACTAATATGGCTAACCCGGAAAATGGAGCAAGTTTCCAAGAAGGGAGTGGCTAACTAA